Proteins from one Hyalangium ruber genomic window:
- a CDS encoding site-specific DNA-methyltransferase codes for MGLVVSAGVGGERPGKLDAETADMGLVVSAGVGGERPGKLDADTADAGRAPKGRASTGLRAGHAALGEVTSPPMTPEQRKEVVRLIEEGKELSAEWARVLFPPERREYELVYQGKERSEEVIAETMAVPLQPARTYGGGRKVGDEDWQNMLVFGDNLQVLKALLEKKRAGTLRSADGTEGVKLVYIDPPFATRRDFQGSQNQRAYQDKIAGAEFLEFIRKRLILIKELLADDGVLYVHTDWKKGHYLKVLLDEIFGESRFRNEIIWWYYNKMQGNISRFPSNHENIFLYSAGDTFTFNAQYLEREEGTARLLKRVWDSKRGKLVNAKDANGNVIYIETDERRLDDVWRLSMLQPADRTQNLGYPTQKPETLLALMIEATSKPGDLVMDCFAGSGTTLAVAEKLGRRWIGVDCGTLAIYTIQKRLLSLRADIGNTGEALTPKPFTLYNAGLYDFSKLKELPWEAWRFFALQLFQCRDNPHKVGGVKFDGTLKGGSVLIFNHTKNKDARVDEATIESLHRALGSGAGNKVFIVAPALTFGFQQDYIDIEDTRYYALRIPYSVIHELHQREFRALRQPSDSREVNETVDAVGFDFIKTPELKMQCGIRTAGATPEAFVRLTTFKSVATVREPLAKKANFETLSMVLLDYDYDESEQLFELDEVVFAEDMQALDWEIRFPHARLGTMMMAIFIDIYGNEARIPIPVGDFGAILGAKKATQKKART; via the coding sequence ATGGGCCTCGTGGTGAGCGCTGGGGTTGGTGGCGAGCGTCCAGGCAAGCTGGATGCGGAGACGGCGGACATGGGCCTCGTGGTGAGCGCTGGGGTTGGTGGCGAGCGTCCAGGCAAGCTGGATGCGGACACGGCGGACGCGGGCCGCGCCCCGAAAGGGCGGGCATCAACGGGCCTTCGTGCTGGACATGCCGCGTTGGGGGAAGTTACCTCCCCCCCTATGACCCCTGAACAGCGAAAAGAGGTTGTCCGACTCATTGAGGAAGGCAAGGAGCTTTCCGCCGAATGGGCGCGTGTCCTCTTCCCGCCGGAACGCCGAGAATACGAACTCGTTTACCAAGGTAAGGAGCGGTCTGAGGAGGTCATCGCCGAGACGATGGCCGTCCCGCTGCAACCTGCCCGGACCTACGGCGGCGGGAGGAAGGTGGGCGATGAAGATTGGCAGAATATGTTGGTTTTCGGCGACAACTTGCAGGTTCTAAAGGCGCTCCTCGAAAAGAAGCGTGCGGGGACACTGCGCAGTGCCGATGGCACCGAGGGCGTCAAACTCGTTTACATAGATCCGCCCTTCGCCACCCGTCGCGACTTCCAGGGTTCGCAGAATCAAAGGGCGTACCAAGACAAGATTGCCGGTGCAGAGTTCCTAGAGTTCATTCGCAAACGGCTAATCCTCATCAAAGAACTCCTCGCGGATGATGGAGTCCTCTACGTCCACACCGACTGGAAGAAGGGGCATTATCTCAAGGTGCTCTTGGACGAAATCTTCGGGGAGAGTCGTTTCCGAAACGAGATCATCTGGTGGTATTACAACAAGATGCAGGGGAACATCAGCCGCTTCCCATCCAACCACGAAAACATCTTCCTCTATTCAGCGGGCGACACGTTCACATTCAACGCCCAATATTTGGAGCGAGAAGAAGGCACTGCACGATTGCTCAAGCGCGTCTGGGACTCGAAGAGGGGCAAACTCGTAAACGCCAAAGACGCGAATGGCAATGTCATCTACATCGAGACGGACGAGAGGCGCCTCGACGATGTGTGGCGACTCTCAATGCTTCAACCAGCGGATCGCACCCAGAACCTGGGCTATCCCACGCAGAAACCGGAGACGCTGCTTGCTCTAATGATTGAGGCGACCTCAAAGCCGGGCGACTTGGTGATGGATTGCTTCGCTGGCTCAGGCACAACTCTGGCTGTGGCAGAGAAATTGGGACGCCGCTGGATAGGCGTTGATTGCGGCACGCTCGCCATCTACACCATTCAAAAGCGTTTACTATCCCTCCGCGCTGACATTGGGAACACGGGCGAAGCGCTCACGCCAAAGCCTTTCACGCTCTACAATGCTGGCCTGTATGATTTCTCGAAGCTCAAGGAACTGCCCTGGGAAGCTTGGCGGTTCTTTGCATTGCAACTCTTCCAGTGCCGGGACAACCCTCATAAGGTGGGAGGAGTCAAATTTGATGGCACTCTCAAGGGCGGTAGCGTCCTGATTTTCAATCACACCAAGAACAAGGATGCTCGCGTTGACGAAGCGACCATCGAGAGTCTCCACCGGGCGTTAGGGTCAGGCGCTGGCAACAAGGTCTTTATTGTTGCCCCAGCACTCACCTTTGGCTTTCAGCAGGATTACATAGACATCGAAGACACTCGCTACTACGCACTGCGCATCCCGTATTCTGTCATTCATGAGTTGCACCAGAGAGAGTTCCGCGCCTTGCGCCAACCCTCGGACTCACGAGAAGTAAACGAAACAGTGGATGCAGTGGGCTTTGACTTCATCAAGACGCCTGAACTCAAAATGCAGTGTGGCATTCGAACTGCGGGGGCGACTCCCGAAGCATTCGTCCGCTTGACGACTTTCAAGAGCGTGGCCACCGTGCGCGAACCACTCGCAAAGAAGGCCAATTTTGAAACCCTATCAATGGTGCTCCTCGATTATGACTATGACGAGTCAGAGCAACTGTTTGAGCTAGACGAAGTTGTCTTTGCTGAAGATATGCAGGCGCTGGACTGGGAGATCCGCTTCCCGCACGCGCGACTCGGAACGATGATGATGGCGATCTTTATTGACATATACGGAAACGAGGCGCGCATTCCGATCCCTGTCGGCGATTTCGGCGCGATTCTTGGCGCCAAGAAGGCCACGCAAAAGAAGGCGAGGACTTAA
- a CDS encoding DEAD/DEAH box helicase, with the protein MVTKGDRKTFRNEELVLKVSPDVDPKKWDESKYEAFLDELCGVHHQYQAEAIRTTLRYLLGGRYANLRELARENFEENDSLQERYGSFAAMEAHLQLPDQLSCSLDIATGAGKSYVLYGLAAILLAEGIVDRVLVLCPSTTIESGLMEKFRALSSNADLQALLPPTARVSAPSIVDASETIAAGAICVENYHAILEHVGSSVRDSLKGKGARTAVLSDEAHHIANEAAGKVKVWKSFLLDPDFDFRFHVGVSGTCYVGDEYFADVVSRYSIRQAIEDRVVKRIEYVAEVPATANSDEWWQLIYKRHADLKKRLKSAGIRPLTIVVTKTIPDCNRVAEELRNFIEEWAKTTSDHAAELVIPVTSAREHQVYLAKLREVDSPTSKVEWIVSVSMLTEGWDVKNVFQIVPHNERAFNSKLLISQVLGRGLRVPLQWKGEQATVTVFNHDSWAPRIRQLVNEVLEFERRLSSVVDKRSSYNFDLHQLDYTQEETKQELTRKTVAKLFEHGYVDLPTQVDTEDVVIEFEGVVGAKRSKFKTQLEHKTYSAEEVAEHIFNRLLSIDQESQASGDSAEVTNYTQKMPLQKCLAVVRESLKRAGIASDRVTEDNRQRFLQALGSLSRRKGQRIVFTQRANALRVVSTRERQADSCSAAELRRQSKTVFYGPKAEAPLNDEQRQFLQEVKDPDGEFVAGREEVAADVDFRSPLNLAIADATPERKFIRELCKRDNAKVIDGWLKNTSQGFYWVEYAWKKGSHTKRGEFSPDFFLKQGSAVLVVEIKDDSEIADPSPENAKKYEHAVKHFERVNEWLEREGIGLRYQMNFLTPKDINKFFQKMREGTVAGFRSEIDLALAAASSARDADST; encoded by the coding sequence ATGGTTACGAAAGGGGATCGCAAGACTTTTCGAAATGAAGAACTCGTCCTCAAGGTGTCACCGGACGTTGATCCCAAGAAATGGGACGAGTCGAAGTATGAGGCGTTCCTTGACGAGCTATGCGGAGTCCATCACCAGTACCAAGCGGAAGCCATCCGCACTACGCTGCGGTACCTGCTCGGCGGGCGGTACGCAAACCTAAGAGAACTAGCGCGCGAGAACTTCGAGGAGAACGATAGCCTTCAAGAGCGTTATGGCTCGTTCGCGGCGATGGAAGCGCACCTGCAATTACCTGATCAACTTTCCTGTTCGCTCGACATAGCGACGGGGGCCGGTAAGAGCTACGTCCTCTATGGACTTGCCGCGATCCTCTTGGCCGAGGGGATCGTTGATCGGGTTCTCGTGCTCTGCCCTTCCACAACGATTGAATCAGGCCTGATGGAGAAGTTTCGCGCGCTCTCGTCAAACGCAGACTTGCAGGCTTTGCTGCCGCCGACCGCGCGCGTGAGTGCGCCCAGTATAGTCGACGCATCGGAAACGATTGCTGCTGGCGCAATTTGCGTGGAGAATTATCACGCCATCCTGGAGCATGTCGGCTCCTCAGTGCGTGACAGCCTCAAGGGCAAAGGCGCGCGAACCGCTGTGCTGTCTGACGAGGCTCACCACATCGCAAATGAGGCGGCAGGAAAGGTGAAGGTTTGGAAAAGCTTCCTGCTCGATCCAGACTTCGATTTCAGATTCCATGTGGGCGTGTCTGGCACCTGCTATGTCGGTGACGAGTATTTTGCCGACGTTGTAAGCAGATACTCGATCCGGCAAGCGATTGAAGACCGGGTGGTTAAGCGCATTGAGTATGTCGCGGAGGTTCCCGCAACCGCGAATTCAGACGAGTGGTGGCAGCTCATCTACAAGCGTCATGCTGACTTGAAGAAGCGCCTAAAGTCGGCGGGTATTCGTCCGCTTACGATTGTTGTCACCAAGACCATCCCCGACTGCAACCGCGTTGCCGAGGAACTTCGCAATTTTATCGAGGAATGGGCCAAGACTACTTCCGATCATGCTGCCGAATTGGTCATTCCTGTGACATCGGCAAGGGAGCACCAAGTTTACTTGGCGAAACTCAGAGAGGTGGATAGCCCAACCAGCAAAGTTGAGTGGATTGTCTCGGTGTCGATGCTGACTGAAGGCTGGGACGTGAAGAATGTGTTCCAAATCGTTCCGCATAATGAGCGTGCGTTTAACAGCAAGTTGCTCATCTCTCAGGTTCTAGGCAGGGGCCTGCGGGTGCCGCTCCAGTGGAAGGGCGAGCAGGCTACTGTAACCGTATTTAATCACGACTCATGGGCGCCGCGAATTCGGCAGTTGGTAAATGAGGTGCTTGAGTTCGAGCGGCGGCTTTCCTCCGTGGTTGATAAGCGGTCTTCCTATAACTTCGACTTGCACCAGCTTGATTACACTCAGGAGGAGACCAAGCAAGAGCTCACAAGGAAGACCGTGGCCAAGCTTTTTGAGCACGGCTATGTGGACCTTCCGACACAGGTGGACACCGAAGATGTAGTCATAGAGTTTGAAGGTGTGGTTGGAGCCAAGCGCTCGAAGTTCAAGACTCAGCTTGAGCACAAAACCTATTCCGCCGAGGAGGTCGCAGAACATATCTTTAATCGCCTGCTCTCGATTGATCAGGAGTCTCAAGCGTCTGGTGATTCCGCTGAGGTTACGAACTACACGCAGAAGATGCCTTTGCAAAAGTGCCTCGCGGTTGTTCGCGAATCATTGAAGCGGGCCGGCATCGCGTCCGACCGAGTTACTGAGGATAACCGACAAAGGTTCTTGCAGGCCTTGGGTTCGCTCTCTCGAAGGAAAGGACAGCGGATCGTCTTTACGCAGCGTGCGAATGCTCTGCGTGTGGTGTCTACGCGAGAGCGGCAGGCAGACAGTTGCAGTGCGGCGGAGCTTCGCCGCCAGAGCAAAACGGTATTCTACGGCCCCAAAGCGGAAGCTCCGCTAAATGACGAGCAACGCCAGTTCTTGCAGGAGGTAAAGGATCCCGATGGCGAGTTTGTCGCGGGCCGCGAGGAAGTTGCGGCGGATGTTGACTTCAGGTCTCCGCTGAATCTTGCGATTGCAGACGCCACCCCGGAACGGAAGTTCATTCGGGAACTCTGCAAACGCGACAATGCCAAAGTTATTGATGGCTGGTTGAAGAACACTTCTCAGGGCTTTTATTGGGTTGAGTACGCATGGAAAAAGGGCAGTCACACCAAGAGAGGCGAATTCAGCCCAGATTTCTTTCTCAAGCAGGGCAGTGCGGTTTTGGTGGTGGAGATTAAGGACGACTCAGAGATCGCAGATCCGTCCCCGGAGAACGCAAAGAAGTATGAGCACGCGGTTAAGCACTTCGAGCGCGTTAACGAGTGGCTGGAGAGAGAGGGAATTGGTCTCCGCTACCAGATGAACTTTCTGACCCCCAAGGACATCAACAAGTTTTTCCAGAAGATGCGCGAGGGGACCGTCGCCGGGTTTCGGAGTGAGATCGATCTTGCGCTAGCTGCGGCGAGCAGTGCGCGGGATGCCGATTCTACGTAG
- a CDS encoding serine/threonine-protein kinase, protein MASVTGPQLPEGVILFSLGDFSYAFLRVLETTNHGETVMIVQQRSRLGPEGNYIARRVLPTSPTHDPESLARIRARLEEEARLATYLDHPNIARVLGRAESHGVLYILCERVSGTRLDTIVTAASMRGVCLSAGFALHVGAEVASALHHAHTRTDEQGRPLGIIHRDVNPARIYVKGDGSIRLTDFALARSLLPGRVATSVPRPQGDAFYGAPEALLGEPMDPRSDLFALGLVMLEIVTGRGLYGTLTVRASDLEEALTPDVRAKVVAAHNIATLAELPEQVDDYILRAATYTAQEVEELTEDVFPPLRSILRTLLQRRPEDRYPSAAALQDDLRKGLAALGAPYGAPEAIAELQRISKAARMHKDVGGPTAQDSASTTRKLSADHVITTPGSSA, encoded by the coding sequence ATGGCCTCCGTCACAGGCCCCCAGTTACCCGAGGGGGTGATCCTCTTCTCCCTGGGCGATTTCTCTTATGCCTTCCTCCGAGTCCTGGAGACGACCAACCACGGCGAAACGGTGATGATCGTGCAGCAGCGCTCACGCCTGGGACCGGAAGGAAACTACATCGCGCGACGGGTTCTGCCCACCTCGCCCACGCACGATCCCGAATCGCTCGCCAGGATCCGCGCTCGGCTTGAAGAAGAGGCGCGGCTGGCCACCTACCTGGATCATCCCAACATCGCCCGTGTTCTGGGGCGGGCCGAGTCTCACGGGGTTCTCTACATCCTGTGCGAGCGAGTCTCAGGCACCCGGCTAGACACCATCGTGACAGCCGCGAGCATGCGGGGTGTCTGCCTGTCGGCGGGCTTTGCGCTCCACGTGGGCGCCGAAGTGGCGAGCGCTCTACACCACGCGCACACGCGCACGGACGAGCAGGGCCGCCCGCTCGGCATCATTCACCGAGACGTGAACCCCGCCCGCATCTACGTGAAGGGTGACGGCTCGATCAGGCTCACGGATTTTGCGCTTGCCCGCTCGCTGTTACCGGGCCGGGTGGCAACCTCGGTGCCGCGCCCGCAGGGGGATGCCTTCTACGGCGCCCCCGAGGCACTGCTAGGCGAGCCGATGGATCCGCGCTCGGATCTGTTCGCGCTCGGCTTGGTGATGCTGGAGATCGTCACGGGACGAGGGCTCTACGGCACGCTCACGGTGCGGGCCTCTGACTTGGAGGAGGCGCTAACGCCCGACGTTCGCGCGAAGGTGGTCGCCGCTCACAACATCGCCACGCTTGCGGAACTGCCCGAGCAGGTAGACGACTACATTCTGCGGGCTGCCACGTACACCGCGCAGGAGGTAGAGGAACTGACGGAGGACGTTTTCCCCCCGCTCCGCTCCATCCTCCGAACGTTGCTCCAGCGGCGCCCGGAGGATCGCTACCCGTCAGCGGCAGCGCTACAGGACGATCTCCGCAAGGGGCTGGCTGCGTTGGGCGCGCCCTATGGAGCCCCCGAGGCTATCGCGGAGTTGCAGCGCATCTCGAAGGCCGCGCGCATGCACAAGGACGTAGGCGGCCCCACTGCACAGGATTCCGCGTCCACGACGCGCAAGCTGTCCGCTGATCACGTGATCACGACGCCGGGTAGCTCCGCGTAG
- a CDS encoding serine/threonine protein kinase → MIGAVELQPGTLLDGWQIVRPLRTGGFGAVHHAQQQGKAFAIKVALHREQSGDVGKTHARALLEMSLLLTLDHPNIIKPRGFGYLPDGRAYCVLEYVEGWTLGEWKERTFPTFRELARVCAKIAGAIEYMHARPRKVFHRDLKLSNVMISSSTGEPVIIDLGAATYENAEELTTTPLPPGTDRYRSPEAWDFYYQQRHTPGARYPFKVTDELFAVGVMLYELLTVPLPAKEPPRLDFSERMANLRAAREVNPRVPEAWSALVEDLLAHDPAQRPVNFKALRSRLEELANHPGPEHAAEVHAPSAQRQPPPGNGARRKQGWRKVLAWADKQAARLRGRLQPRALVARVPASRRQWRKPLAFAGMVAAVVVAAAAAAWLTHGERPAPASAPAPASVPAPKVATAPAVPTAPALPPVKPPPVSAPAPATAPKEGSTVKPKPPDAPKSPRAARALKAAPAPNDPGFPAWCKALPLALAMATEGCASIRIKAEPFECPPGAKEAMEKLGWMEDGIGRASLAVKLDERGPERGAWTFTLGAPVTGVLKGADRGEVPAGSLLYGTAYKTDALPDAPLGELRIIYDHVEIPGKGKFPVCVVSQRSAIRELKDNKATAQANVGAGPVSSWEPPRD, encoded by the coding sequence ATGATCGGAGCAGTGGAACTTCAACCCGGCACTCTCCTAGACGGTTGGCAGATCGTCCGGCCCCTGCGGACGGGCGGCTTTGGTGCCGTTCACCATGCCCAGCAACAAGGGAAGGCGTTCGCGATCAAGGTCGCACTGCACCGCGAGCAGAGCGGCGACGTTGGCAAGACGCACGCGCGCGCGCTGCTCGAAATGTCGCTCCTGTTGACGCTGGATCATCCCAACATCATCAAGCCGCGCGGGTTCGGATACCTGCCGGATGGCCGCGCCTATTGCGTGCTGGAGTACGTGGAGGGCTGGACGCTGGGAGAGTGGAAGGAACGCACGTTTCCCACCTTCCGCGAACTCGCGCGCGTGTGCGCCAAGATTGCCGGGGCCATCGAGTACATGCACGCTCGCCCGCGCAAGGTGTTTCACCGTGACTTGAAGTTGTCCAACGTGATGATCAGCAGCAGCACGGGCGAGCCGGTGATCATCGACCTCGGCGCCGCGACCTACGAGAACGCCGAGGAGTTGACGACAACGCCGCTGCCCCCAGGCACGGACCGCTATCGCTCGCCCGAGGCGTGGGATTTCTACTACCAGCAGCGCCACACCCCCGGGGCACGCTACCCGTTCAAGGTGACGGATGAACTGTTCGCCGTGGGAGTGATGCTCTACGAATTGCTCACGGTTCCGCTGCCTGCCAAGGAACCGCCTCGGCTCGACTTCTCGGAGCGCATGGCGAATCTGCGAGCTGCCCGCGAGGTGAACCCGCGTGTGCCGGAAGCATGGAGCGCTCTAGTGGAGGACTTGCTAGCGCACGATCCGGCGCAAAGGCCGGTAAACTTCAAGGCGCTGCGGAGCAGGCTGGAAGAGTTGGCCAACCACCCGGGGCCGGAACACGCGGCAGAGGTGCACGCGCCCTCAGCGCAGCGCCAGCCCCCGCCCGGCAACGGGGCGCGAAGGAAACAGGGTTGGCGCAAGGTGCTGGCATGGGCTGACAAGCAGGCAGCCCGCCTCCGTGGCCGACTCCAACCGCGCGCGCTTGTCGCCAGGGTGCCGGCCTCTCGCCGGCAATGGCGCAAGCCTCTGGCATTCGCGGGCATGGTGGCTGCCGTCGTGGTGGCTGCTGCTGCTGCCGCGTGGCTGACGCATGGTGAACGCCCCGCGCCCGCATCGGCGCCCGCTCCCGCGTCGGTGCCCGCGCCGAAAGTGGCCACCGCGCCAGCCGTCCCGACTGCCCCGGCGCTTCCCCCTGTGAAGCCCCCGCCCGTGTCTGCTCCCGCTCCCGCAACTGCACCGAAGGAAGGATCCACCGTGAAGCCCAAGCCGCCCGATGCTCCCAAGTCGCCCCGTGCCGCACGCGCGCTGAAAGCAGCCCCCGCCCCGAACGATCCCGGCTTCCCGGCGTGGTGCAAGGCGCTGCCGCTGGCGCTCGCCATGGCTACCGAGGGGTGCGCGTCCATCCGTATCAAAGCCGAGCCCTTCGAGTGTCCGCCCGGGGCGAAAGAAGCCATGGAGAAACTAGGCTGGATGGAAGACGGGATTGGCCGTGCATCCTTAGCCGTGAAACTCGACGAGAGAGGCCCCGAGCGTGGCGCGTGGACGTTCACACTGGGAGCCCCGGTTACCGGCGTCCTCAAGGGCGCCGATAGAGGGGAGGTCCCGGCAGGCTCCCTGCTCTACGGCACGGCCTACAAGACCGATGCGCTCCCAGACGCCCCCCTCGGAGAACTCCGCATCATCTACGACCACGTAGAGATCCCCGGCAAAGGAAAGTTTCCCGTGTGCGTTGTCTCGCAACGCTCCGCGATTAGGGAATTGAAGGACAATAAGGCGACGGCGCAAGCGAACGTGGGAGCAGGCCCCGTCTCAAGTTGGGAGCCGCCGCGCGACTAG
- a CDS encoding LysR family transcriptional regulator encodes MSKLPDFEGLAMFAKVTEERSFAAAARALGVSVATVSRGVTRLEERLGARLFNRTSRQLALTEFGRTIAERASRIYRDAEELEGTVRELSVRPRGVVRLAVPMSFGLRWVAPILPDFFRAYPEVSIDLHLSDATVDLVGQGFDAALRIAVMLDSSMVARRLCPVSRFIVAAPSYLKRHGTPRHPRELIGRPCLGYAYRARSDAWRFVNKAGEEETFTPAGPLRVTNADALVPTILAGLAIAELPEFIASEYLRDGRMKTLLSDWTVATGGLYFVTPSARTRPAKVEVLANFLAERLSKPAWRWPPS; translated from the coding sequence ATGTCCAAGCTGCCGGATTTCGAAGGGTTGGCGATGTTCGCCAAGGTCACGGAGGAGCGCTCCTTCGCTGCGGCGGCGCGAGCCCTGGGGGTCTCCGTGGCGACGGTGTCGCGCGGTGTCACGCGGCTGGAGGAGCGGCTCGGTGCGCGGCTCTTCAACCGGACCTCGCGCCAGCTGGCGCTGACGGAGTTCGGGCGGACCATCGCGGAGCGCGCCAGCCGCATCTATCGCGATGCCGAGGAACTCGAGGGCACCGTCCGGGAGCTCTCCGTTCGCCCCCGCGGTGTCGTCCGCCTGGCGGTGCCGATGTCGTTCGGGCTGCGCTGGGTGGCGCCAATCCTGCCGGACTTCTTCCGCGCCTATCCGGAGGTCTCGATCGATCTCCACCTGTCCGATGCGACGGTGGACCTCGTGGGGCAGGGCTTCGATGCGGCGCTCCGCATCGCCGTCATGCTGGACTCCTCGATGGTGGCGCGACGGCTGTGTCCGGTGTCCCGCTTCATCGTCGCGGCGCCGAGCTACCTGAAGCGGCATGGCACTCCTCGGCACCCCCGGGAGCTGATCGGCCGGCCCTGCCTGGGCTACGCCTATCGTGCGCGGAGTGATGCCTGGCGCTTCGTCAACAAGGCTGGCGAGGAGGAGACCTTCACGCCGGCCGGCCCGCTGCGAGTGACCAATGCGGACGCCCTGGTGCCGACGATCCTCGCGGGACTCGCCATCGCCGAGCTGCCGGAGTTCATCGCCAGTGAGTACCTCCGGGATGGGCGGATGAAGACTCTCCTGTCGGACTGGACCGTGGCCACGGGCGGCCTCTACTTCGTGACCCCTTCGGCGCGCACGCGCCCCGCCAAGGTGGAGGTGCTCGCCAACTTCCTGGCGGAGCGGCTCTCGAAGCCCGCCTGGAGATGGCCTCCGTCCTGA
- a CDS encoding DUF2381 family protein — protein sequence MLSPATLALALLLLGGTLAQAQPAPTREPRRRSVTLTGAPVEARIATGIRTFLVFSVPIRGKAVEVDPQRIKVVALGDVILAIEPLSEPRPGERWTLRVPLADGKAPDVAEFSLVAHPSEVDTEIDVARREESPTACPTCAPCAALNPADAIASGFISKDGVQTRELASFMDAASGFDSQEGLTYRAADWVLVDVEIIPPPGHPAWRPTGATLTSKTGEARVRAVKVAPGKLPNAVRVLVTTDKPPPSAGLKFTLRLNGPDGAQSFSIPAVTLPPAKEPKR from the coding sequence TTGCTCTCACCTGCGACTCTGGCCCTTGCGCTGCTCCTCCTCGGGGGGACGCTGGCGCAAGCACAACCGGCGCCCACACGCGAGCCGCGCCGCCGCTCCGTCACGCTGACAGGCGCGCCGGTAGAGGCACGCATCGCCACGGGGATCCGCACGTTCCTTGTCTTCTCAGTCCCCATCCGGGGGAAGGCGGTGGAGGTGGACCCACAGCGGATCAAGGTCGTTGCGTTGGGTGACGTGATCCTTGCTATCGAGCCCTTGAGCGAACCCCGGCCCGGTGAACGCTGGACGTTGCGTGTCCCGTTGGCGGATGGGAAGGCGCCCGACGTGGCCGAGTTCTCGCTCGTCGCGCACCCCTCCGAGGTAGATACAGAGATCGACGTTGCACGGCGCGAGGAGTCGCCTACCGCCTGTCCGACGTGCGCGCCGTGCGCCGCCCTGAATCCGGCAGACGCCATCGCTTCCGGGTTCATCAGCAAGGACGGAGTGCAAACCCGGGAACTGGCCAGCTTCATGGACGCCGCAAGCGGCTTCGATTCGCAAGAGGGTTTGACCTATCGCGCGGCGGATTGGGTGCTGGTGGATGTGGAGATCATCCCCCCGCCTGGACACCCAGCATGGAGGCCAACCGGAGCCACGTTGACGAGCAAGACCGGCGAGGCGCGAGTGCGGGCGGTGAAGGTGGCACCGGGCAAGCTACCGAACGCGGTGCGGGTGCTCGTGACAACGGACAAGCCACCGCCAAGCGCGGGGCTCAAATTCACCTTGCGCCTGAACGGCCCGGACGGGGCGCAGTCCTTCTCGATTCCTGCTGTGACACTGCCGCCAGCAAAGGAGCCCAAGCGATGA
- a CDS encoding helix-turn-helix transcriptional regulator, whose protein sequence is MRAARMRAGLTQAEIAESVGIVPEVFGRMERGKMLPSLPTLFRLCVALRSGPHELMGFAPVASLPQAAQLEVPPELAPTPEMRRLLRLLGRLQGLQLKLILRLVMAFIAEPKRPRRERRDRG, encoded by the coding sequence TTGCGAGCGGCGCGGATGCGCGCGGGGCTCACTCAGGCCGAGATTGCCGAGAGCGTCGGCATTGTTCCCGAGGTGTTCGGGCGGATGGAGCGCGGGAAGATGCTTCCCAGCCTGCCCACGCTGTTCCGGCTGTGCGTGGCCCTGCGAAGTGGCCCGCACGAACTGATGGGCTTCGCCCCCGTGGCCAGTCTGCCGCAAGCGGCACAGCTCGAAGTTCCGCCCGAACTGGCACCCACGCCCGAAATGCGGCGCCTGCTGCGCCTGCTGGGACGGCTTCAAGGTCTCCAGCTCAAGCTGATCTTGCGCCTCGTGATGGCCTTCATAGCGGAGCCCAAGCGCCCCCGGCGCGAGAGGAGGGATCGAGGATGA
- a CDS encoding SDR family oxidoreductase translates to MSRKLEGKIALVTGATSGIGLATARRFAAEGAHVFITGRRQTELDAAVAAIGPHATGIRADSANLADLDRLFETIKTQKGRLDVLFTNAGGGSMLQLGAITEEHFDDTFNRNVKGVLFTVQKALPLLTKGASIILMGSTSGTMGTAAFSVYGASKAAVRNFARSWVLDLKGRGIRVNVISPGPTRTPGLAELGGPEAAQQQGLLDYLATQVPLGRLAETDEIAKAVLFLATDDSSFVNGAELFADGGMAQI, encoded by the coding sequence ATGTCTCGCAAGCTCGAAGGAAAGATCGCCCTCGTCACGGGTGCCACCAGCGGTATCGGCCTCGCCACGGCCAGGCGCTTCGCCGCGGAAGGTGCCCATGTCTTCATCACCGGCCGCCGCCAGACGGAACTCGATGCCGCCGTCGCCGCCATCGGCCCCCATGCGACCGGTATCCGGGCCGACTCGGCCAACCTCGCCGATCTCGACCGGCTCTTCGAGACGATCAAGACGCAGAAGGGCCGGCTCGACGTGCTGTTCACCAATGCGGGCGGCGGCAGCATGTTGCAGCTTGGCGCCATCACCGAAGAGCACTTCGATGACACCTTCAATCGCAACGTGAAGGGCGTGCTCTTCACCGTCCAGAAGGCGCTGCCCCTGCTGACGAAGGGGGCCTCGATCATCCTGATGGGCTCGACGTCCGGCACCATGGGCACGGCGGCCTTCAGCGTCTACGGCGCCAGCAAGGCGGCGGTGCGCAACTTCGCCCGCAGCTGGGTCCTCGACCTCAAGGGGCGCGGCATCCGCGTCAACGTGATCAGCCCGGGCCCCACCCGCACCCCGGGGCTGGCCGAGCTCGGAGGGCCGGAGGCCGCCCAGCAGCAGGGACTGCTCGACTACCTCGCGACGCAGGTACCGCTGGGCCGCCTCGCCGAGACGGACGAGATCGCCAAGGCCGTCCTGTTCCTCGCCACGGACGACTCGAGCTTCGTCAACGGCGCCGAGCTCTTCGCCGATGGCGGAATGGCCCAGATCTGA